Proteins from one Microbacterium faecale genomic window:
- a CDS encoding response regulator → MTDVTRVVLVDDDPLVRAGLTMMLGGGSGIEVVGEAPDGRAGVELVARHTPHVALMDIRMPIMDGLAAVREIVAAGYPTRVIVLTTFDTDDMVLNALRDGAAGFLLKDTPPADLVDAVHRVARGEPMLSPSVTTQLIAAATNNAHVPNDGVREVVASLTEREREVAAAVARGLSNSEISAELFIGVATVKTHVGNLFTKFGAANRVQLARHVHDAGLR, encoded by the coding sequence ATGACTGACGTCACGCGCGTCGTGCTGGTGGACGACGATCCGCTGGTGCGCGCCGGCCTCACGATGATGCTCGGCGGCGGCTCGGGGATTGAGGTCGTCGGCGAGGCTCCGGACGGTCGCGCGGGCGTCGAGCTCGTCGCCCGCCACACACCGCACGTCGCGCTCATGGACATCCGGATGCCGATCATGGACGGCCTCGCCGCGGTGCGCGAGATCGTGGCGGCGGGGTATCCGACGCGCGTCATCGTGCTGACGACGTTCGACACCGACGACATGGTGCTGAACGCGCTCCGGGACGGCGCCGCCGGCTTCCTCCTCAAGGACACGCCCCCGGCCGACCTGGTCGACGCGGTGCATCGGGTCGCGCGGGGCGAGCCGATGCTCTCGCCGAGCGTGACGACCCAGCTCATCGCCGCCGCGACGAATAACGCCCACGTCCCGAACGACGGCGTGCGCGAGGTCGTCGCGTCGCTGACCGAGCGCGAGCGCGAGGTGGCCGCGGCGGTTGCACGCGGCCTGTCCAACAGCGAGATCTCCGCGGAGTTGTTCATCGGCGTCGCGACAGTGAAGACCCACGTCGGCAACCTGTTCACGAAATTCGGAGCGGCGAACCGGGTGCAGCTTGCGCGCCACGTCCACGACGCCGGTCTGCGATAG
- a CDS encoding ABC transporter ATP-binding protein, giving the protein MIEANQLTKRYGNTVAVDNVSFTAKPYRVTGFLGPNGAGKSTTMRMLVGLARPDSGEARILGVPFVDVPNPGRHVGVLLDASAMHNGRTGHETLTLAAMTMGLGRGAVDRALDRVGLSQKEAKRRTGGYSLGMRQRLGIAQALLADPAVLILDEPANGLDPSGIRWMRDIVRDFASEGGTVLLSSHQLAEVDQTADDIVIMGHGRVITQGSHQELTADGSLEDLFFTATAGTDRAESAA; this is encoded by the coding sequence ATGATCGAAGCGAATCAACTCACCAAGAGGTATGGAAACACCGTCGCCGTCGACAACGTGTCGTTCACGGCGAAGCCCTACCGGGTCACGGGATTCCTCGGGCCGAACGGCGCGGGCAAGTCCACCACGATGCGCATGCTCGTGGGTCTCGCCCGACCGGACTCGGGCGAAGCCCGGATCCTCGGGGTGCCGTTCGTCGACGTCCCCAATCCCGGTCGCCATGTCGGCGTGCTGCTCGACGCGTCCGCCATGCACAATGGCCGCACCGGCCACGAGACGCTGACGCTCGCGGCGATGACGATGGGCCTCGGGCGCGGTGCCGTCGACCGCGCCCTCGACCGCGTCGGGCTGTCGCAGAAGGAGGCGAAGCGTCGTACCGGCGGCTACTCGCTCGGCATGCGTCAGCGGCTGGGCATCGCGCAAGCGCTGCTCGCAGACCCGGCCGTGCTGATCCTCGACGAGCCAGCCAACGGTCTGGATCCGTCCGGCATCCGCTGGATGCGCGACATCGTGCGCGACTTCGCGAGCGAAGGCGGAACCGTCCTGCTGTCTTCGCACCAACTGGCGGAGGTCGATCAGACGGCCGACGACATCGTGATCATGGGCCACGGCCGCGTGATCACGCAGGGGTCGCACCAGGAGCTCACCGCCGACGGATCACTCGAGGACCTGTTCTTCACCGCCACGGCGGGAACCGACCGCGCGGAGAGTGCCGCATGA
- a CDS encoding GntR family transcriptional regulator, which yields MAADSGFMLSTASLTDALYDAVRRRIVEGDIAPGEKVTEARLAAEYNVARPTARAGLERLAATGLLTRSAHKTATVPTLNGADVVDIFVGRQAVESCAVSLLAGSNMAPRAALRAHADLEAAVERSDFSDQVTADMRFHRSLVADSGSTRLARMHELIMGEVELTMGQYLAHRTSPSETIVSEHDQILAAIATGDSAAAQAALLAHLERAKTRLLDRIESTTGPST from the coding sequence ATGGCAGCAGATTCAGGATTCATGCTGAGTACTGCATCGCTAACGGATGCACTGTATGACGCCGTACGCCGACGCATCGTCGAAGGCGACATCGCGCCGGGAGAGAAGGTCACCGAGGCACGCCTGGCGGCCGAGTACAACGTGGCTCGTCCGACAGCACGCGCAGGATTGGAACGTCTCGCCGCCACAGGCCTCCTGACTCGATCGGCCCACAAGACAGCAACCGTGCCAACGCTGAATGGGGCTGACGTTGTCGATATCTTCGTGGGTCGTCAGGCGGTCGAATCCTGCGCCGTCAGTCTCCTGGCGGGTTCGAACATGGCACCCCGTGCCGCATTGCGGGCTCATGCGGACTTGGAGGCAGCCGTGGAACGCTCCGACTTCTCCGATCAGGTGACTGCCGACATGCGTTTTCACCGGTCTCTCGTCGCCGATTCCGGCAGCACCCGCCTGGCAAGAATGCACGAACTCATTATGGGTGAAGTGGAATTGACGATGGGGCAGTATCTCGCCCATCGAACGAGCCCCTCGGAGACGATCGTGAGCGAACACGACCAGATCCTCGCTGCGATCGCCACAGGAGACTCTGCAGCAGCGCAAGCGGCATTGCTCGCGCATTTGGAGCGCGCGAAGACACGACTCTTGGATCGAATCGAGTCGACGACGGGCCCCTCAACGTAG
- a CDS encoding aldo/keto reductase, which yields MKQRKVGDRLVGPIGLGTQNLSVAGRPDRETAVATIHAALDSGISLLDTSDAYTTEADGQGHNELLIAEALASYSGDSSHVLVATKGGLIFRDEGPWIRDGSPAHLIDAAGASRHRLGVDTIDLYHFHRPDPDRDFSASVDALAYLVANGTVRRVGLSNVTVAQIEIAQSVLGEHLVSIENQYSPLARVDEAELRYADSRGLAYLLWAPLGGVGQAAVLGEAARAFRSVAEELGVSPQRVALAWELTVSGTTIPIPGATTPEQAIDCAAAVDLVLSAEQLARLTAP from the coding sequence ATGAAGCAGCGGAAAGTGGGCGACCGCCTCGTCGGGCCGATTGGTCTCGGGACGCAGAACTTATCGGTCGCGGGTCGACCAGACCGAGAGACGGCCGTTGCGACGATCCACGCGGCGCTCGACTCCGGTATCAGCCTGCTCGATACATCCGACGCCTATACGACAGAGGCTGATGGCCAGGGGCACAATGAGTTGCTGATCGCCGAAGCACTTGCATCGTATTCCGGCGACTCTTCGCACGTATTGGTCGCAACCAAAGGCGGACTCATCTTCCGAGATGAAGGGCCGTGGATTCGGGACGGGTCACCAGCGCATCTCATCGATGCCGCAGGGGCGTCCCGCCATCGTCTCGGCGTCGACACTATTGACCTTTACCACTTCCACCGTCCGGATCCCGATCGCGACTTCAGTGCCTCAGTCGATGCACTGGCGTACCTCGTCGCGAACGGCACGGTGAGGAGGGTGGGCCTTTCGAACGTCACCGTGGCGCAGATCGAGATCGCTCAGTCGGTTCTCGGTGAGCACCTGGTGTCGATCGAGAATCAGTACTCACCTTTGGCACGTGTTGATGAGGCGGAGTTACGGTATGCGGACAGCCGAGGCCTCGCCTACCTCTTGTGGGCACCGCTTGGCGGCGTCGGACAGGCTGCTGTTCTCGGCGAAGCTGCGCGCGCGTTCCGGTCGGTTGCCGAGGAACTGGGCGTGAGCCCGCAGCGCGTCGCGCTGGCGTGGGAGTTGACGGTGAGCGGCACGACAATACCGATACCAGGAGCAACGACACCGGAGCAGGCCATCGATTGCGCGGCTGCCGTTGACTTGGTCCTCAGTGCGGAACAGCTTGCGCGCCTCACCGCGCCGTGA
- a CDS encoding alpha/beta hydrolase codes for MACRTHGRSPGPSRSAGASVSHPSPTVVFELSGRVRPLDSVGGTTDLSRRPTMTDVVHDARARAERTARIRQLGQNLSPDMVVGTQKICAEALPTAPFDDVAIVRDIAYGLHERHVLDVYSPAPPASPGGRPVVVFVHGGGFVAGNKGSDDSPFGTNIGVWAVRHGLVAVGINYRLAPEASWPDGADDIAAALEWVRDEIGSFGGSADSAFLIGQSAGAMHVADYLGRASRVAPPLELVGAALISCLYDVGSAADLPMHRAYWGDELSRWADMGSLSTVIETTTPLFLAVAEFDEPQFLAHALTMAQQWTDTHGTFAPLHLVPGENHLSTVYRLGSTDDILGPPLLTFISEALAISPSR; via the coding sequence ATGGCCTGCCGAACGCACGGGCGCTCACCCGGGCCATCCCGTTCTGCTGGCGCGAGCGTCAGTCACCCGTCTCCGACGGTGGTGTTCGAGCTATCAGGGCGGGTGCGGCCGCTCGATAGCGTGGGCGGCACCACTGATCTGTCGAGGAGACCCACCATGACCGATGTCGTTCATGACGCCCGGGCGCGCGCAGAGCGCACCGCACGAATTCGCCAACTAGGGCAGAATCTGAGCCCCGACATGGTGGTGGGCACGCAGAAAATTTGCGCCGAAGCGCTGCCGACGGCCCCCTTTGATGACGTCGCAATTGTGCGCGACATCGCATACGGCTTGCACGAGCGCCACGTTCTCGATGTGTACTCACCGGCACCCCCGGCCTCGCCTGGTGGACGGCCAGTGGTTGTGTTTGTGCACGGCGGCGGATTCGTCGCGGGCAACAAGGGAAGCGATGATTCCCCGTTCGGCACGAACATCGGGGTGTGGGCTGTGCGCCATGGCCTGGTCGCGGTCGGAATCAACTACCGACTCGCCCCCGAGGCGTCGTGGCCCGACGGCGCGGATGACATCGCGGCGGCGCTGGAATGGGTACGCGATGAAATCGGATCGTTCGGCGGCTCCGCCGACTCAGCGTTTTTGATCGGGCAGTCGGCCGGTGCCATGCACGTGGCCGACTACCTCGGTCGGGCGTCTCGCGTTGCCCCGCCACTCGAGCTCGTGGGGGCGGCGCTGATTTCGTGCCTGTACGACGTCGGCTCGGCCGCAGACCTTCCCATGCACCGCGCCTACTGGGGCGATGAGTTGAGCCGATGGGCCGACATGGGGTCGCTCTCGACGGTCATCGAAACGACCACTCCGCTGTTTCTCGCCGTTGCGGAGTTCGATGAGCCGCAGTTTCTCGCGCACGCGCTCACAATGGCTCAGCAGTGGACCGACACTCACGGCACCTTCGCGCCGCTGCATCTCGTGCCGGGCGAGAATCACCTCTCGACGGTGTACCGGCTCGGTTCGACGGATGACATTCTCGGACCCCCCCTGCTGACATTCATCAGCGAAGCGCTGGCGATCAGTCCAAGCCGATAA
- a CDS encoding ABC transporter permease, whose amino-acid sequence MSTMTTTHTPALEGTRPSFARLVRVELRKMVDTRAGLWILISIAIITAGASALPLWILPAEGLTWSALIDFASAGWALLLPFLGVLAATSEWSQRTGLSTFTLEPRRTLVNIAKLVASLILGLGMLVATFGAAAIANLVGIAAFDGGGSWSLSLGSALGYVGGMAIYVTMGVGLGLALLSTPLAIVTFIIAPVLLSVLVLVPALSDVIPWIDLSTASMPLLAGTLAGEEWARLATATALWCGVPLALGLWRTARREVA is encoded by the coding sequence ATGAGCACCATGACCACGACACACACACCGGCTCTCGAGGGGACCCGCCCGTCGTTCGCGCGCCTCGTGCGCGTCGAGCTGCGCAAGATGGTCGACACGCGTGCCGGGCTGTGGATCCTGATCTCGATCGCCATCATCACGGCGGGCGCGTCGGCCCTGCCTCTCTGGATCCTTCCCGCGGAGGGACTCACCTGGTCCGCGCTGATCGACTTCGCCTCGGCGGGGTGGGCGCTCCTGCTGCCGTTCCTCGGCGTCCTCGCAGCGACGAGCGAGTGGTCGCAGCGCACGGGGCTGAGCACCTTCACGCTCGAACCGCGACGCACGCTCGTCAACATCGCGAAGCTCGTCGCGTCGCTGATTCTCGGTCTCGGGATGCTCGTGGCGACCTTCGGCGCCGCGGCGATCGCGAATCTCGTCGGCATCGCGGCGTTCGACGGCGGCGGGTCCTGGTCGCTGTCACTCGGATCCGCCCTCGGGTACGTCGGCGGCATGGCGATCTACGTCACGATGGGCGTCGGTCTCGGCCTCGCCCTGCTGAGCACCCCGCTCGCGATCGTCACGTTCATCATCGCCCCGGTGCTGCTGAGCGTGCTCGTCCTCGTGCCGGCGCTCAGCGACGTCATCCCGTGGATCGATCTGTCAACGGCGAGCATGCCGCTGCTTGCCGGGACGTTGGCCGGTGAGGAGTGGGCGCGCCTCGCGACGGCGACGGCGCTGTGGTGCGGCGTGCCGCTCGCCCTCGGCCTCTGGCGCACCGCGCGGCGCGAGGTCGCGTAA
- a CDS encoding ThuA domain-containing protein has translation MLTTSTRTTTNVIVWVEGRHEQTDAIVQQLYPDGMAAAIAEGLENHFDGPISIRTASIDEPEHGLSESALANADVVLWWGHKAHHEVSDEVVARVKRHVLGGMGLIVLHSGHWSKIFMSLMGTTCTLKWRNEADRELVWTVDPSHPITQGVPSPIVLPEQEMYGEFFDIPTPDELVFISSFSGGEVFRSGCTFRRGKGRIFFFSPGDQAYPVYFHSNVRQVLANAVRWARPDSRERDVPTLARFSEGWFESQVDA, from the coding sequence ATGTTGACCACTTCAACACGCACGACCACCAACGTCATCGTCTGGGTGGAGGGGCGCCATGAGCAGACCGATGCCATCGTGCAGCAGCTCTACCCTGACGGCATGGCAGCCGCGATCGCCGAGGGCCTTGAGAATCATTTCGATGGTCCGATCTCGATCCGCACGGCCTCGATCGACGAACCTGAACATGGGCTCAGCGAAAGTGCCCTCGCCAACGCGGATGTTGTGCTGTGGTGGGGCCACAAAGCTCATCATGAGGTGTCCGACGAAGTCGTCGCGAGGGTGAAAAGACACGTCCTCGGAGGAATGGGACTCATCGTGCTCCATTCTGGGCATTGGTCGAAGATCTTCATGTCGCTCATGGGCACGACGTGCACGCTCAAGTGGCGCAACGAAGCCGACCGAGAACTCGTATGGACGGTCGACCCCAGTCACCCCATCACTCAAGGAGTGCCGAGCCCCATCGTCCTTCCAGAGCAGGAAATGTATGGTGAGTTCTTCGACATCCCCACCCCGGATGAACTTGTCTTCATCAGTTCATTTTCGGGAGGCGAGGTGTTCCGCAGTGGGTGCACATTTCGCCGCGGGAAGGGGAGGATCTTCTTTTTCAGCCCCGGCGACCAGGCCTACCCTGTGTACTTTCACTCGAATGTCCGGCAGGTTCTCGCCAACGCGGTGAGGTGGGCGCGTCCCGATTCGCGCGAAAGGGACGTGCCGACGCTCGCCCGCTTCTCCGAGGGCTGGTTCGAGTCGCAGGTGGACGCGTGA
- a CDS encoding NAD(P)-dependent oxidoreductase has product MFKPTFPAVMIGERVLPRIGFIGAGVMGAPMIANLTKAGVEVVTLPRSDRSRERAAEAGAMEVHGVVEFAQQSDVVITMLPDSPDVHDAVIDSGLIDHLRRGTIVVDMSTIRPDMARQIHAALAPASVGMLDAPVSGGEAAAIDGTLSIMVGGDAGLLDQVRPILTSLGTTITHVGGPGAGQATKAANQLVVAANLQALAEAIVLLEATGVDVEAALTAIGGGLAGSTALERKKKAFLSDDFRPGFRIALHDKDLAIVESTARSAGIALPLFAVVSQIVASLKATGRGDLDHGALLLLARELNGTTR; this is encoded by the coding sequence ATGTTCAAGCCAACATTCCCAGCCGTCATGATTGGAGAACGTGTGCTTCCACGGATCGGGTTCATTGGTGCTGGCGTGATGGGTGCGCCGATGATCGCCAACCTCACCAAGGCAGGGGTCGAGGTGGTGACTCTGCCGCGTTCCGACAGGTCGCGAGAACGCGCCGCCGAGGCTGGGGCGATGGAGGTACACGGAGTTGTCGAATTTGCTCAGCAATCCGACGTCGTCATCACGATGCTTCCCGACAGTCCGGACGTGCACGACGCCGTGATTGATTCTGGCCTCATCGACCATTTGCGCCGAGGCACGATTGTCGTGGATATGAGCACGATACGGCCAGATATGGCGCGGCAGATCCACGCTGCGCTTGCGCCCGCATCAGTTGGAATGCTGGATGCCCCGGTCAGCGGCGGCGAGGCCGCCGCGATCGATGGAACTCTGAGCATCATGGTTGGTGGCGATGCTGGCCTACTCGATCAGGTCCGGCCGATCTTGACGTCTTTAGGGACAACTATCACTCATGTCGGTGGCCCCGGAGCAGGACAAGCGACGAAAGCCGCGAATCAGCTTGTCGTCGCCGCGAACCTTCAGGCTCTGGCCGAGGCGATCGTCTTGCTCGAGGCGACCGGTGTCGATGTGGAAGCCGCTCTCACGGCGATCGGTGGAGGGCTGGCCGGTTCGACTGCGCTGGAGCGCAAGAAGAAGGCATTCCTCTCGGATGACTTCAGGCCGGGGTTTCGAATTGCGCTTCATGACAAGGATCTTGCGATCGTCGAATCCACCGCGCGAAGCGCAGGAATCGCACTGCCGCTCTTCGCGGTTGTGAGTCAGATCGTGGCCTCTCTCAAAGCCACCGGGCGGGGCGACCTCGATCATGGAGCTCTCCTTCTTCTGGCCCGTGAGCTAAACGGGACTACGCGATGA
- a CDS encoding ABC transporter ATP-binding protein, translating to MHALSIEGLAKHFPGGSVAVEGISLNLQPGSFTTLLGPSGCGKTTTLRCLAGLEVPDAGRITFGDDVFVDVKAGHYTAPNKRHLGMVFQSYALWPNKSVMANVAYPLRLRGTGRADAEGKARDALSTVGLVGYEHRYPHELSGGQQQRVALARGLVSAQGLLLFDEPLSNLDAKLRLSMRTEIRRLHDALGYSSVYVTHDQEEALAISDYIVVLNQGRVEQAGSPHEIFAKPVSPWVADFVGFDNIFEVDTANSSEERIALVGGGELAGDVSQSTLRRHGSIAFRSADVRFAQELAPSSCVTFRGVVRASSYLGDAYRVEVEVAPDTRVIATIPDSSREQVQEKYLGATHEFAVETTSLIGLD from the coding sequence ATGCATGCGCTCAGCATCGAAGGTCTCGCCAAGCACTTTCCGGGCGGCAGCGTCGCCGTCGAAGGCATCAGCCTCAACCTGCAGCCGGGGTCGTTCACGACCCTGCTCGGGCCGAGCGGGTGCGGAAAGACGACAACCCTGCGCTGCTTGGCAGGACTCGAGGTGCCGGATGCCGGGCGCATCACCTTCGGCGACGACGTGTTCGTTGACGTGAAGGCCGGTCACTACACCGCCCCGAACAAGCGTCACCTGGGCATGGTGTTTCAAAGCTATGCACTCTGGCCCAACAAGAGTGTCATGGCGAACGTTGCCTACCCTCTGCGTCTGCGCGGCACCGGCCGCGCCGACGCAGAGGGCAAGGCGCGGGATGCGCTGAGCACGGTAGGGCTCGTCGGATACGAGCACCGCTACCCGCACGAATTGTCGGGCGGCCAGCAACAGCGAGTGGCTCTCGCCCGAGGGCTCGTTTCGGCACAGGGCCTTCTTCTGTTCGATGAGCCTCTCTCCAACCTCGATGCCAAGTTGCGATTGAGCATGCGCACCGAAATCCGTCGCCTGCATGACGCACTCGGCTACAGCTCGGTGTACGTCACGCACGACCAAGAAGAGGCGCTCGCGATTTCCGACTACATCGTCGTGCTCAATCAGGGGCGCGTCGAGCAGGCAGGCAGTCCGCACGAGATCTTCGCAAAGCCGGTCTCACCCTGGGTCGCCGACTTCGTAGGCTTTGACAACATCTTCGAGGTCGACACCGCGAACAGTTCAGAAGAGCGCATCGCTCTCGTGGGCGGTGGAGAACTCGCGGGCGATGTGTCACAGTCAACGCTCCGGCGGCACGGATCCATCGCATTCCGGAGTGCTGACGTGCGGTTTGCCCAAGAGCTGGCGCCTTCGTCGTGCGTCACATTCCGAGGAGTCGTGCGTGCGTCAAGCTACCTCGGTGACGCGTACCGCGTCGAAGTCGAGGTCGCCCCCGACACTCGCGTTATCGCGACGATTCCCGACTCGTCTCGCGAACAGGTGCAGGAGAAGTATCTGGGCGCAACGCACGAGTTCGCCGTGGAGACGACGTCGCTTATCGGCTTGGACTGA
- a CDS encoding sensor histidine kinase → MTTADPRFEYATGTRLRAWSRVWRYLLVVLMAVFGHAMMYGSLILVAEVGALTVNAEDVPEMAIVLLMAGVDALVCVLAIALLPLRRRAPATIATIIAALSSISSATGSGPAMLAAVSNATHRRWGPIVINGVVFVAALMTFYVLFPSQAFGPTPDILMFVGAIITFLVPAGFGLFIGARRALLASLHERAVKAERERALEVHAAQAGERTRIAREMHDVLAHRISLVAMHAGGLAYRDDLSREETASAARLVQDNARRALAELRQVLGVLRPDGSGVEPPQPTLEVLPALIAEVREAGVDVDLEGSLAEGDPPDLVSRTAFRLVQEALTNARKHAPGAPVRVRVDGRPGGLLAIEVTNGSAAPGVRPVVADGSGLGLAGLAERVDLAGGTIDYGPDGKHGFAVRAWLPWEGETDD, encoded by the coding sequence GTGACGACAGCGGATCCACGATTCGAGTACGCGACAGGCACCCGCCTGCGTGCCTGGTCGCGCGTGTGGCGCTATCTGCTCGTCGTGCTGATGGCCGTGTTCGGCCATGCCATGATGTACGGATCCCTGATCCTGGTCGCGGAAGTCGGTGCGCTCACCGTCAACGCCGAGGACGTTCCCGAGATGGCGATCGTTCTGCTGATGGCGGGCGTCGACGCGCTGGTCTGCGTACTGGCAATCGCTCTCCTCCCGCTGCGGCGGCGGGCGCCGGCGACGATCGCGACGATCATCGCCGCATTGAGCAGCATCTCGTCGGCGACGGGATCCGGGCCGGCGATGCTGGCGGCAGTCTCCAACGCGACGCATCGCCGGTGGGGCCCGATCGTGATCAACGGCGTCGTCTTCGTCGCGGCGCTGATGACCTTCTACGTGCTCTTCCCCTCCCAGGCGTTCGGTCCGACGCCCGACATCCTGATGTTCGTCGGCGCGATCATCACCTTCCTCGTTCCGGCGGGGTTCGGGCTGTTCATCGGCGCGCGCCGCGCGCTGCTGGCCTCCCTGCACGAGCGCGCCGTCAAGGCGGAGCGCGAGCGGGCGCTCGAGGTCCACGCGGCGCAGGCGGGAGAGCGCACGCGGATCGCACGCGAGATGCACGACGTCCTCGCACATCGAATCTCGCTCGTTGCGATGCACGCCGGCGGCCTTGCCTATCGTGACGATCTCTCGCGGGAGGAGACCGCGTCCGCGGCGAGACTCGTCCAGGACAACGCCCGACGCGCGCTCGCCGAACTGCGACAGGTGCTCGGCGTGCTGCGGCCCGATGGGTCGGGCGTTGAGCCGCCGCAGCCCACGCTCGAGGTGCTTCCGGCCCTGATCGCCGAGGTGCGCGAGGCCGGCGTCGACGTCGACCTCGAAGGCTCGCTCGCGGAGGGCGACCCGCCCGACCTCGTCTCCCGCACGGCGTTCCGCCTCGTGCAGGAGGCGCTCACGAACGCGCGCAAGCATGCACCCGGCGCGCCGGTCCGCGTGCGCGTCGATGGGCGACCCGGAGGTCTGCTCGCGATCGAGGTGACGAACGGCTCTGCCGCGCCTGGCGTGCGCCCCGTTGTCGCAGACGGGTCGGGGCTGGGGCTCGCAGGCCTGGCCGAGCGGGTGGACCTCGCGGGCGGCACGATCGACTACGGCCCGGACGGCAAGCACGGCTTCGCCGTGAGAGCCTGGCTGCCATGGGAAGGGGAGACCGATGACTGA
- a CDS encoding Gfo/Idh/MocA family protein yields MTSLKLDEPGKFSPVVDDGPLRLVVAGAGPMGKRWIDAIARNREVDLVGVADLVPEVAERALTELGVEARVGSDATELATELGAHAIVDATVPTAHHAVTWKALRAHIPVLGEKPAAATAAQALSLAATARDSGTLFVVSQSRRYNRNVHALRGTARAVGEVGIISVQFFRAPHFGGFRESMSHPLLLDMAIHPFDTARYLLDAEPVSVVCEEFNPSWSWYAGDASVVATFTMSNGARLAYTASWCSPGLETSWNGEWRLSGQRGTTLWDGEGAPRIQYDDGPEQVAEVPDVPGESIHGSLIEFVRTLRTGKATRGEIGENIQSLLMVEAAVRASETGERVIIADLLNEALADALHDEADASTRQVLENWSRNGLLARGKD; encoded by the coding sequence GTGACGTCGTTGAAGCTGGACGAGCCCGGTAAATTCTCACCCGTGGTCGATGACGGCCCGCTACGACTCGTCGTCGCGGGCGCCGGCCCGATGGGAAAGCGGTGGATCGATGCGATTGCGCGCAACCGCGAAGTCGACCTCGTCGGAGTGGCAGATCTGGTCCCGGAAGTAGCAGAACGCGCGCTCACCGAACTCGGCGTGGAAGCACGCGTTGGCTCGGACGCAACGGAACTGGCCACGGAACTAGGAGCGCATGCGATTGTGGACGCTACCGTCCCAACTGCTCATCACGCTGTCACCTGGAAGGCACTGCGTGCACACATTCCGGTGCTCGGCGAGAAACCAGCGGCCGCGACCGCGGCGCAAGCTCTCTCGCTCGCCGCGACGGCGCGAGACAGCGGAACCCTGTTCGTCGTCAGCCAGTCGCGTCGCTATAACCGGAACGTGCACGCGCTCCGCGGGACCGCGCGTGCGGTCGGGGAGGTGGGCATCATCTCAGTCCAATTCTTCCGCGCACCGCACTTCGGCGGATTCAGGGAGTCGATGTCGCACCCGCTCCTGCTGGACATGGCAATCCATCCGTTCGACACCGCACGCTATCTCCTCGACGCCGAACCCGTCTCCGTGGTGTGCGAGGAGTTCAACCCGTCCTGGAGCTGGTACGCCGGCGACGCATCGGTCGTGGCCACGTTCACGATGTCGAACGGCGCACGGCTCGCCTATACCGCGAGCTGGTGTAGTCCGGGACTCGAGACGTCGTGGAACGGCGAGTGGCGGCTCAGCGGACAGCGTGGCACGACGCTCTGGGATGGCGAGGGAGCCCCTCGAATTCAATATGACGACGGGCCCGAGCAAGTGGCCGAAGTTCCCGACGTACCGGGCGAGAGCATCCACGGCTCCCTGATCGAATTCGTCCGAACCCTTCGAACCGGCAAGGCGACGCGCGGCGAGATCGGCGAAAACATCCAGAGCTTACTCATGGTCGAAGCCGCCGTCCGCGCGTCGGAGACGGGGGAGCGCGTGATCATCGCGGACCTGCTCAACGAGGCTCTGGCAGATGCCCTTCACGACGAGGCGGATGCGTCGACTCGCCAGGTCCTCGAGAATTGGTCCCGCAATGGTCTCCTCGCACGAGGAAAGGACTAA